A section of the Nitrospira sp. genome encodes:
- a CDS encoding adenosylcobalamin-dependent ribonucleoside-diphosphate reductase has protein sequence MSDTSSAAFPSHEGSLSRGARLVLRQRYLARDRKGRVVETPAHMFRRIAADVALAERRYPAGDRLPRSASRFSHLMASLDFLPNSPTLMNAGRSLQQLSACFVLPVEDSLSAILESVRDQALIHQSGGGTGFSFSRLRPHDDLVASTSGVASGPISFMRIFNLTTDVIKQGGMRRGANMGVLRVDHPDILDFIELKNNPREMTNFNLSVGLTDAFMETRRRNGRYALLNPRTGRPVRRLPARLVFDRLVAAAWTAGEPGVLYLDTINRANPVAHLGEIEATNPCGEQPLLPYESCTLGSINVARYLLRRNGRAEIDYARLAETIPLAVRFLDNVLDRNRYPLPDIEAATLRTRKIGLGIMGFADLLIALEIPYDTEEALRTASRLMAFVQSHAHEASRRLADERGPFPAYPGSGLAQRRDPRRHATVTTIAPTGTISIIAGCSPGIEPLYAVRTVRTIMDGTRLITLHPAFRRMARAAGLDMDRLVPRLSEEPSIRHYSTIPSHLRRLFVTAHDIDPAHHVRMQAIFQHYSDSGVSKTINLPATATQAQVADAFLLAYRLGCKGLTVFRTGSRAEQVLSCAVSQTC, from the coding sequence ATGTCCGATACATCTTCGGCAGCCTTTCCGAGTCATGAGGGATCGCTCTCGCGCGGGGCCCGCCTGGTCCTGCGTCAGCGATACCTCGCGCGGGACCGTAAAGGACGAGTCGTCGAAACTCCCGCTCATATGTTCAGGCGCATCGCCGCGGACGTGGCTCTGGCAGAACGACGCTATCCGGCCGGGGATCGCCTTCCTCGGTCTGCATCGCGTTTCTCCCATTTGATGGCGAGCCTCGACTTCCTTCCCAATTCACCGACGTTAATGAACGCCGGCCGGTCTCTTCAACAACTCTCCGCCTGTTTCGTCCTGCCGGTGGAGGACTCACTGTCTGCCATTCTCGAGAGCGTGCGTGACCAGGCGCTGATCCATCAATCCGGCGGAGGAACCGGATTCTCCTTCAGTCGACTCCGTCCGCACGACGACCTCGTGGCCTCTACCAGCGGCGTCGCATCCGGTCCTATCTCCTTCATGCGCATCTTCAACCTCACCACCGACGTCATCAAACAGGGAGGGATGAGACGCGGCGCGAACATGGGGGTGCTTCGAGTCGATCACCCCGATATCCTCGATTTCATCGAGTTGAAGAACAATCCGAGGGAAATGACCAATTTCAATCTATCGGTCGGTCTGACAGACGCCTTCATGGAAACTCGGCGCCGTAACGGACGCTACGCCCTGTTGAATCCCAGAACCGGTCGGCCCGTCCGACGGCTCCCCGCACGTCTGGTGTTCGACCGCCTGGTGGCCGCGGCTTGGACCGCCGGCGAGCCGGGCGTCCTGTATTTGGACACCATCAACCGAGCGAACCCGGTCGCTCACCTGGGCGAGATCGAAGCGACGAATCCTTGTGGTGAACAGCCCCTGCTGCCCTACGAATCTTGCACGCTGGGATCCATCAACGTGGCGCGGTACCTCTTGCGGAGAAATGGCCGAGCGGAGATCGACTATGCTCGCCTGGCCGAAACCATCCCGCTCGCCGTCCGCTTCCTGGATAACGTCCTCGATCGCAACCGCTATCCTCTGCCCGACATCGAAGCGGCCACGCTGCGGACCAGAAAAATCGGTCTCGGGATTATGGGCTTCGCCGATCTGCTGATCGCATTGGAGATTCCATATGACACGGAAGAGGCGCTGCGCACCGCTTCGCGATTGATGGCCTTCGTCCAATCTCATGCGCATGAAGCCTCTCGACGACTCGCCGACGAGCGAGGGCCGTTTCCCGCCTACCCGGGCAGCGGTCTCGCTCAGCGGCGCGATCCGCGACGTCACGCCACCGTCACCACGATCGCCCCCACCGGGACCATCAGCATCATCGCGGGATGTTCTCCCGGCATCGAGCCTCTCTACGCCGTCCGAACTGTCCGGACCATCATGGACGGGACTCGCCTTATCACGCTTCATCCGGCTTTCCGCAGGATGGCACGAGCGGCCGGTCTGGATATGGACCGCTTGGTGCCGCGACTGAGCGAGGAACCTTCGATCCGGCATTACTCCACGATTCCGTCACATCTTCGTCGTCTGTTCGTCACAGCCCACGACATCGACCCGGCTCATCACGTCAGAATGCAAGCCATTTTCCAGCACTACAGCGACAGCGGGGTATCCAAGACCATCAATCTGCCGGCCACCGCCACCCAAGCTCAGGTCGCCGATGCCTTCCTGCTCGCCTATCGATTGGGATGCAAGGGCCTCACCGTCTTTCGAACCGGCAGTCGCGCGGAACAAGTCCTATCCTGTGCGGTGAGTCAGACCTGCTGA
- a CDS encoding HAD family phosphatase produces the protein MNQLRALIFDFDGVIADTELLHFSGLQKTLQEIGINLTESDYFTNYLGYDDRGCFLAALMAHGRPIDPATLGQLMERKATAYLESVKDHPVMFAGVAELVREAAARHPLAIASGALRHEIEYILEQAGLRKEFSHITSAEDVTRGKPDPQPFLLTLEALRRLHDPTLTAGSCLVIEDSLPGIRGAKAAGMKVLAVANTHTLQDLHEADATAPNLEQMGLSEIHSRVWPSR, from the coding sequence ATGAATCAGCTTCGTGCCCTCATTTTCGATTTCGACGGTGTGATCGCCGATACCGAACTCCTGCACTTTTCCGGCTTGCAGAAGACGCTCCAGGAGATCGGTATCAACCTGACCGAATCCGATTATTTCACCAATTACTTGGGCTATGACGACCGCGGGTGTTTCCTCGCAGCCCTGATGGCCCACGGCAGACCGATCGACCCGGCGACGCTCGGACAGTTGATGGAGCGAAAGGCCACGGCCTATCTGGAATCCGTAAAGGACCACCCCGTCATGTTTGCCGGGGTGGCCGAACTCGTCCGGGAAGCCGCGGCACGCCATCCATTGGCGATCGCCTCCGGCGCACTTCGTCACGAGATCGAATACATCCTGGAGCAGGCCGGACTCCGGAAGGAGTTCAGCCACATCACCAGTGCGGAGGATGTGACCAGAGGCAAACCAGATCCGCAACCGTTTCTGCTGACCCTGGAGGCTCTGCGTCGATTGCACGATCCCACGTTGACCGCTGGCTCCTGTCTCGTGATCGAAGATTCCCTGCCGGGGATCCGAGGCGCCAAGGCTGCAGGCATGAAGGTACTGGCCGTCGCGAACACCCACACGCTCCAAGATTTGCACGAAGCCGATGCCACGGCTCCGAATTTGGAACAGATGGGCCTGTCGGAAATCCACTCCCGTGTGTGGCCTTCACGATAA
- the hpnD gene encoding presqualene diphosphate synthase HpnD, translating to MLRSGYHLIPMTMTAKEAQAFCTELTKSSGSNFYYSFLFLPKARRNAMYTIYAFCKGVDSAVDEPPPGSDPKEELRRWRTELDAAYEGTPTWPLMISLAHHVEQLSIPKAYFEELMKGVEMDLSTTRYATFDELSLYCYRVASVVGLICLHVFGPTSAHAQDYAVDLGMAFQLTNILRDLGTDAELGRIYLPQEDLARFGQTEADILGRKPTAELCDLVDFEAARARSYYAKAQASLDGLPSSDRRALTVAEIMRAIYSEILRRIEQGDQVIFGPRVRLTTSERLRLAAGVWLRSRFS from the coding sequence ATGCTCCGTTCCGGGTACCACCTCATCCCTATGACGATGACGGCCAAAGAAGCTCAGGCGTTCTGTACGGAGCTGACCAAGAGCAGCGGGAGCAACTTCTACTACTCCTTTCTCTTTCTTCCTAAGGCCCGGCGCAACGCGATGTATACGATTTACGCCTTCTGCAAAGGGGTCGACAGCGCGGTCGACGAACCTCCGCCCGGCAGCGATCCCAAGGAGGAACTGCGGCGCTGGCGGACCGAACTCGACGCCGCCTATGAGGGGACACCGACCTGGCCGCTGATGATCAGCCTGGCGCATCATGTCGAGCAGCTGTCGATTCCCAAGGCGTACTTCGAAGAACTCATGAAGGGCGTGGAGATGGATCTGAGCACGACACGCTACGCCACCTTCGACGAGCTCTCGCTCTATTGTTATCGGGTCGCGTCGGTGGTCGGCCTGATATGCTTGCACGTATTCGGACCGACCTCGGCGCATGCTCAGGACTATGCAGTCGATCTCGGTATGGCCTTTCAGCTCACGAACATCTTGCGTGATTTGGGCACGGACGCCGAGCTGGGCCGTATCTACCTGCCACAGGAGGATCTAGCCCGTTTCGGCCAAACAGAAGCCGATATCCTGGGGCGCAAGCCCACCGCGGAACTCTGCGATCTCGTGGACTTTGAAGCAGCCCGCGCACGCAGCTATTACGCAAAGGCGCAAGCCTCACTGGACGGCTTACCGTCCTCGGATCGCCGCGCGTTGACTGTCGCGGAAATCATGCGCGCCATTTATTCAGAAATTCTCCGACGCATCGAACAAGGGGACCAGGTCATCTTCGGTCCTCGTGTCAGACTCACCACCTCGGAGCGCCTGCGATTGGCGGCCGGCGTCTGGCTTCGCAGCCGCTTCTCGTGA
- a CDS encoding FAD-dependent oxidoreductase, with the protein MTGAGHQTVLVLGGGPAGLAAAYYLAEQGLRVVLLDQASSLGGGFVDERQPPPALLGCHHATWRLLAALGSTPRSPEFQQAGLEFRLPGGRIVRYPHSRFPTPLHSLFTIGRFAGLSWSARWRLLSWLEELWEGSSELGADLEHRTAQEWLTSLGHEVSLQQAIWNPLAQWLTGSDLRMLSADALTGALTPVFLRRSSDSRIMIPLRSPNGFFIEPVVDRLRRGEATLRLETQASQLLYHQERVTGIRLVDGTVLEADWYVSAISYRRLTALLPERWLTRFSYFQQLSELTPISRGVVRLAARTVINTPRFMLLSEGPFQRVQAQSTEDRHTRFTLVRSHDGNRHSATGEQAADLLRATGLLDPSTVVPTIVSDEVGDSALSLTPGTKVRRPIQTSPIANLLIAGAWTDTGWPANLESAIVSGERCAAIISGKGLPAY; encoded by the coding sequence GTGACCGGTGCCGGCCATCAGACCGTCCTCGTCCTCGGCGGCGGACCGGCCGGACTCGCTGCAGCCTACTATCTGGCGGAACAGGGTCTTCGAGTCGTGTTGCTTGACCAGGCCTCGAGCCTGGGAGGCGGGTTCGTCGACGAACGGCAGCCGCCGCCGGCCCTCCTCGGATGCCACCACGCCACCTGGCGGCTGTTGGCGGCCTTGGGGTCGACCCCGCGTTCGCCGGAGTTTCAGCAAGCCGGCCTCGAGTTCCGCCTCCCCGGAGGCCGCATCGTCCGGTATCCGCACAGCCGGTTTCCCACTCCGTTGCACAGCTTGTTCACCATCGGACGCTTTGCCGGACTCTCGTGGTCTGCCCGGTGGCGCCTGCTCTCGTGGCTTGAGGAACTCTGGGAAGGGTCGTCCGAACTGGGAGCGGATCTCGAACATCGTACTGCGCAGGAATGGCTGACGTCGCTCGGTCACGAGGTCTCTCTTCAACAAGCCATTTGGAATCCGCTTGCTCAATGGCTCACGGGGAGCGATCTGCGGATGCTGTCCGCCGATGCACTGACCGGTGCCCTGACGCCGGTTTTTCTGCGGCGATCATCGGACAGTCGAATCATGATTCCGCTCCGATCGCCCAACGGCTTTTTCATCGAACCGGTCGTCGACCGCCTGCGCCGAGGGGAAGCAACCTTGCGCCTGGAGACGCAGGCCTCGCAACTGCTCTATCATCAGGAACGTGTGACGGGGATTCGGCTCGTGGACGGCACAGTATTGGAAGCCGACTGGTACGTGTCAGCCATCTCCTACCGTCGTCTCACCGCCCTCTTGCCCGAACGCTGGCTGACACGCTTCTCCTACTTCCAACAGCTCAGCGAACTGACCCCCATTTCCCGCGGTGTCGTCCGCCTCGCGGCTCGAACGGTCATCAACACTCCAAGGTTCATGTTGCTGAGCGAAGGACCGTTCCAACGGGTTCAGGCTCAGTCCACGGAGGACCGGCATACCCGCTTCACGCTGGTCAGGAGCCATGACGGAAACCGGCATTCGGCCACCGGAGAACAGGCCGCGGATCTTCTCCGAGCTACTGGACTGCTTGATCCGTCCACCGTCGTCCCGACGATCGTGAGCGATGAGGTCGGCGATTCGGCGTTGTCGCTGACGCCAGGAACCAAAGTGCGCCGCCCCATCCAAACCAGTCCCATCGCCAACCTACTGATCGCGGGAGCTTGGACCGACACAGGCTGGCCGGCGAATCTTGAGAGCGCGATCGTCAGCGGAGAGCGTTGTGCTGCAATCATTTCGGGCAAGGGACTCCCGGCTTATTGA
- a CDS encoding uracil-DNA glycosylase: protein MTLPELAKSLHNCQQCKLAKLGRTQVVFGVGNPHASIMFVGEAPGFNEDQKGEPFVGAAGKLLNDLLQSANLSRDQIYIANVIKCRPPNNRDPEPDEVETCKPFLMQQIQMIRPKLVCTLGNWATQTLLERKVGITKVKAQAFYMKDFVIFPLLHPAAALHQGNLLDTLKEDFKKLKEFLDRHTHAAPPESPQPTASTLNIEPTQPAQMDLFGT from the coding sequence ATGACTCTCCCAGAGCTCGCCAAATCCCTGCACAACTGCCAGCAATGCAAGCTTGCAAAGCTCGGCCGCACACAAGTGGTCTTCGGCGTCGGAAATCCGCACGCCAGCATCATGTTCGTCGGTGAAGCGCCGGGATTCAACGAGGATCAAAAAGGGGAACCCTTTGTCGGCGCGGCGGGAAAACTCTTGAACGACCTCCTCCAATCAGCCAATCTGTCCCGCGATCAAATCTACATCGCCAATGTCATCAAGTGTCGTCCTCCGAACAACCGCGACCCGGAACCGGACGAAGTCGAAACCTGCAAGCCGTTTCTCATGCAACAGATTCAAATGATCCGTCCGAAGCTGGTCTGCACGCTCGGAAACTGGGCGACACAGACGCTGCTGGAGCGGAAGGTCGGCATCACGAAGGTCAAGGCCCAGGCCTTCTACATGAAGGACTTCGTCATCTTCCCGTTGCTCCACCCGGCCGCCGCGCTGCATCAGGGCAATCTGCTCGACACCCTGAAAGAAGACTTCAAGAAGCTCAAGGAGTTTCTCGACCGACACACGCACGCAGCTCCACCCGAATCCCCTCAACCAACCGCCTCGACGCTCAACATCGAACCGACGCAGCCGGCGCAGATGGATCTGTTCGGTACTTAA
- a CDS encoding YbhB/YbcL family Raf kinase inhibitor-like protein: MRYAWSLMLLTLTVLPGVSSAADFRLDSPTVKNKMTIGNEHVFNGFGCTGGNVSPELRWLNAPKDTKSFAVTVYDPDAPTGSGWWHWLIFNISPSATSLAAGAGKSDGSAAPQGSVQSVTDFGQPGYGGPCPPPGDKPHRYIFTVFALKVDQLPLKPEASGAMVGYFLNQNTLAKASFTGMYGRKKE, from the coding sequence ATGCGATATGCATGGAGCCTGATGCTTCTCACGCTGACCGTGCTGCCCGGCGTCAGCAGCGCAGCAGACTTTCGGCTCGATAGCCCGACGGTCAAGAACAAGATGACGATCGGTAACGAGCACGTATTCAACGGCTTCGGCTGCACCGGCGGAAACGTCTCACCGGAGTTGCGCTGGTTGAATGCGCCGAAGGACACGAAGAGTTTTGCCGTGACGGTCTACGATCCCGATGCGCCGACCGGCAGCGGCTGGTGGCATTGGCTGATCTTCAATATTTCTCCGAGCGCGACGTCATTGGCTGCCGGTGCTGGGAAATCCGACGGCAGCGCGGCGCCGCAGGGCAGCGTTCAGAGCGTGACGGATTTCGGGCAGCCCGGCTATGGCGGGCCTTGTCCGCCACCGGGTGACAAACCCCATCGCTACATCTTTACGGTGTTTGCGTTGAAAGTGGATCAGTTGCCGCTGAAGCCTGAGGCTTCCGGCGCGATGGTGGGGTATTTTCTGAACCAGAACACACTCGCAAAGGCCTCATTTACAGGGATGTACGGCCGCAAGAAAGAATAG
- a CDS encoding YbhB/YbcL family Raf kinase inhibitor-like protein, producing the protein MRLTSTAFNHQGSIPTVYTCEGNDISPPLAWTDVPAGAKSLTLIVDDPDAPDPAAPQRTWVHWVLYDLPAANGGLSEGTKTLPGGTKEGVNDWKRTGYGGPCPPIGRHRYFHKLYALDTVLPDLKQPTKAKLEEAMKGHIIAEAQLMGTYQKGR; encoded by the coding sequence ATGCGTCTGACCTCGACGGCATTCAACCACCAGGGTTCAATTCCGACCGTCTACACATGTGAAGGGAACGACATCTCGCCGCCACTGGCTTGGACCGACGTACCGGCTGGCGCCAAGAGCCTCACCCTCATCGTGGACGATCCGGACGCTCCGGATCCGGCTGCGCCGCAGAGGACCTGGGTGCACTGGGTTCTCTACGATCTGCCGGCAGCAAACGGCGGTCTTTCAGAAGGTACCAAGACGTTGCCCGGAGGGACGAAAGAAGGAGTGAACGACTGGAAGCGGACCGGTTACGGCGGACCCTGTCCCCCGATCGGCCGTCACCGCTATTTCCATAAACTCTACGCGCTTGATACCGTGCTTCCGGACTTGAAGCAACCGACCAAGGCCAAGCTGGAAGAGGCGATGAAAGGCCACATCATCGCCGAGGCGCAGTTGATGGGCACCTATCAAAAGGGTCGATGA
- a CDS encoding metallopeptidase TldD-related protein has protein sequence MNGAITPTDGYRQLASDVLAMAKRSGATEADIVIVDGENLSVQVRLAAVDRLTKAREKRLGLRVFMGKRSASVSTSDFSTASLHQLVEQTCTLARAVVVDQVSGLPAAEEMAEEQPDLDLYDATRLDTDRQIELARRAESAALGADNRITNSEGADFDSSSGRIVLANSHGFIGEYRSSSFSLSVSPIAVDPLTGGMQRDAWYGVQRKFCKLESPEAIGAEAAKRAVRRLGAKKVGTRRMPVVFDQEMAASLLGNLCGAVSGYSLYKGASFLIGQLGKPLAPEYVTVYDDGRMVEGLGSRPFDGEGLATRKNTVVEKGRLTSYLLDAYSGRKLGLPSTGNASRSVGESPSVGPTNFYLAPGSRSAGEIIGTVKDGLYVTELIGFGINMVTGDYSRGASGFWIENGELAYPVEEITIAGNLKQMFRDIEIVGNDLSFRGRIASPTLKIAEMMVAGS, from the coding sequence ATGAACGGCGCCATTACTCCCACTGACGGTTATCGACAACTCGCCTCGGACGTGTTGGCCATGGCGAAACGCAGCGGAGCCACGGAGGCCGACATCGTTATCGTCGACGGGGAAAACCTGTCGGTGCAGGTTCGGCTCGCCGCGGTAGACCGGCTGACCAAGGCCAGAGAGAAACGTCTGGGACTTCGCGTGTTCATGGGCAAGCGCTCGGCCAGTGTGTCGACCTCGGACTTTTCGACCGCTTCCCTTCATCAGTTGGTCGAGCAAACCTGTACGCTGGCTCGGGCGGTGGTGGTAGATCAGGTCTCAGGCTTGCCCGCTGCCGAAGAGATGGCGGAGGAGCAACCGGATCTCGATCTCTATGATGCGACCAGGCTCGATACCGATCGGCAGATTGAACTGGCCAGGCGGGCTGAATCGGCGGCGCTGGGGGCCGACAACCGGATCACCAATTCCGAGGGCGCCGACTTCGACTCATCGTCCGGTCGAATCGTTCTAGCGAACAGTCATGGTTTTATCGGGGAATATCGTAGCTCGAGCTTCTCACTCTCCGTATCTCCCATTGCGGTCGATCCCCTTACCGGCGGGATGCAGCGGGACGCCTGGTACGGGGTACAGCGAAAATTTTGCAAGTTGGAGTCTCCGGAGGCGATCGGAGCGGAAGCGGCGAAGCGGGCCGTTCGGCGGCTGGGAGCTAAGAAGGTGGGTACCAGGCGGATGCCGGTCGTCTTCGATCAGGAGATGGCCGCCAGTCTTCTGGGAAATCTCTGCGGTGCCGTGTCGGGTTACAGCCTCTACAAAGGGGCGTCGTTTCTGATCGGGCAACTTGGCAAGCCGTTGGCGCCCGAGTACGTGACGGTCTATGACGATGGACGCATGGTCGAGGGGCTCGGTTCGAGACCGTTCGACGGCGAGGGATTGGCCACGAGGAAGAACACAGTCGTCGAGAAGGGCCGTCTCACCAGCTACCTGCTTGATGCTTATTCCGGTAGAAAGCTCGGATTGCCGTCAACGGGCAACGCGTCCCGCAGCGTGGGAGAGAGTCCGTCCGTCGGCCCTACGAACTTCTATTTGGCTCCAGGGAGCCGGAGTGCCGGCGAGATTATTGGAACGGTCAAGGACGGCCTCTATGTCACGGAATTGATCGGCTTCGGTATCAATATGGTCACGGGCGACTATTCCCGCGGCGCGAGCGGTTTCTGGATCGAGAACGGTGAACTCGCGTATCCTGTCGAGGAAATCACCATCGCGGGCAATCTAAAGCAGATGTTCCGGGATATTGAGATCGTCGGGAACGATCTGAGTTTTCGTGGCCGGATCGCCAGTCCGACGCTGAAGATTGCCGAGATGATGGTCGCGGGCAGCTGA
- the tldD gene encoding metalloprotease TldD: MAQLIPLDSFGLTEREICSALARVKVRAVDYADLYFESSITESVSMEESLVKRATKSISQGVGVRATAGEKTGFAYSDELQKQDLELAADTARYIAMSPGGTETLPVPVHARPRHDLYPVPQLALEVATADRVALLNQIDAEARKYDPRIKNVMASFNTEFKIVMVATSEGMIIGDVQPLSRLQVTCIAEENGNRQVGSFGGGGRIGFDFYREGERHLVYAREAARTAILNLSAVEAPAGVMPVVLGGGWPGILLHEAIGHGLEADFNRKKTSAFSNLLGKRVASDVCTIVDDGTLPGRRGSLNMDDEGTPTGRTMLIEQGILRGYITDKLNARLMGIPLTGNGRRESYQSVVLPRMTNTFMLAGQSEPDDIIRSVNKGLYAVSFGGGQVDITNGKFVFSASEAYLIEDGKVTRPVKGATLIGSGPEILTKVSMVGHDLKLDEGIGTCGKEGQSVPVGVGLPTIRIDEITVGGTQSE; the protein is encoded by the coding sequence ATGGCACAACTGATTCCTCTCGACTCCTTCGGCCTCACCGAGCGCGAGATCTGCTCGGCTCTTGCCCGTGTGAAGGTCCGCGCCGTCGACTATGCCGATCTCTACTTCGAATCGTCCATCACCGAATCCGTATCGATGGAGGAGTCCCTGGTCAAGCGGGCCACGAAGAGTATCTCACAAGGAGTCGGGGTACGGGCCACTGCCGGCGAAAAGACCGGGTTCGCCTATTCGGACGAGCTGCAAAAACAGGATCTGGAGTTGGCGGCCGACACCGCCCGCTATATTGCGATGAGCCCCGGCGGGACCGAGACCCTGCCGGTTCCGGTGCACGCCAGGCCGCGCCACGATCTCTACCCGGTACCCCAACTGGCGCTGGAAGTCGCGACGGCGGACCGGGTTGCACTGTTGAACCAAATCGACGCCGAAGCCCGCAAGTATGACCCCCGTATCAAGAACGTCATGGCCTCGTTCAATACCGAATTCAAAATCGTCATGGTGGCGACGTCCGAGGGGATGATCATCGGAGACGTGCAGCCCTTATCACGGCTCCAAGTGACCTGCATCGCGGAAGAGAACGGCAACCGTCAGGTCGGATCCTTCGGGGGCGGAGGGCGCATCGGGTTTGATTTCTACCGGGAAGGCGAACGCCATCTGGTCTACGCCAGGGAAGCGGCACGGACTGCGATTTTGAACCTTTCGGCCGTGGAGGCTCCGGCAGGTGTGATGCCGGTGGTGTTGGGTGGAGGCTGGCCCGGCATCCTCCTGCATGAGGCCATCGGACATGGGTTGGAGGCGGACTTCAATCGGAAGAAGACCTCGGCGTTCTCCAACCTCCTGGGCAAGCGGGTCGCATCCGATGTCTGCACGATCGTGGATGACGGCACGCTCCCGGGCCGTCGAGGTTCCCTCAACATGGACGACGAAGGCACGCCGACCGGGCGAACCATGTTGATCGAACAGGGTATCCTTCGCGGCTATATCACCGACAAACTCAATGCGCGATTGATGGGGATTCCTCTGACCGGCAACGGTCGTCGAGAAAGCTATCAAAGCGTCGTCTTACCCCGCATGACCAATACCTTCATGTTGGCCGGTCAATCCGAGCCGGACGACATCATCAGGTCGGTCAACAAGGGGCTCTATGCGGTGTCGTTCGGGGGAGGACAGGTCGATATCACGAACGGCAAGTTCGTGTTTTCCGCCAGCGAGGCGTACTTGATTGAGGACGGCAAAGTGACCAGACCCGTCAAAGGGGCGACCCTGATCGGCAGCGGGCCGGAGATTCTGACGAAGGTCTCGATGGTGGGTCACGACTTGAAACTGGACGAAGGCATCGGAACCTGTGGAAAAGAAGGACAGTCCGTTCCCGTCGGCGTCGGACTTCCCACCATCAGAATCGACGAGATCACCGTCGGCGGAACCCAATCGGAATAG
- a CDS encoding isoprenyl transferase → MNTGLSAGIDQLSDADLAAKLDPDLLPKHLAIIMDGNGRWAEARNLPRIAGHREGIKSVREMITSCLELGIQALTIFAFSQENWNRPTQEINALMGLLEYYLSTERNKLIEQGVRFRTIGRAELLPASALQWVRAAEHETARLNKLHLTVALSYGGRAEMVDAVRQIAREVRDGKIQPEEVDESLVHQFLYTHDLPDPDLLIRTSGEARISNFLLWQLAYTELYFTPTLWPDFRRRELLLALLEFQRRERRFGRVFNSLTS, encoded by the coding sequence ATGAATACCGGATTATCCGCTGGTATCGACCAACTTTCAGACGCAGACCTGGCTGCCAAACTCGATCCCGACCTCCTTCCCAAGCACCTGGCGATCATCATGGATGGAAACGGTCGCTGGGCCGAAGCGCGGAACCTGCCCCGCATCGCTGGCCACCGGGAAGGAATCAAATCCGTCCGGGAAATGATCACGAGCTGCCTCGAATTGGGCATCCAGGCGTTGACGATTTTCGCTTTCTCCCAGGAGAACTGGAACCGGCCGACTCAGGAAATCAACGCGTTGATGGGACTGTTGGAATACTACCTGTCCACCGAACGCAACAAGCTGATCGAGCAGGGCGTGCGGTTCCGGACGATCGGACGGGCAGAATTGCTTCCGGCCTCCGCGCTTCAATGGGTGCGCGCGGCGGAGCACGAAACCGCCCGTCTCAACAAGCTGCACCTGACGGTAGCCCTGAGTTACGGCGGCAGAGCCGAAATGGTGGATGCCGTGCGCCAGATTGCCCGGGAAGTTCGGGATGGAAAAATTCAACCGGAAGAGGTCGACGAATCGCTCGTGCATCAGTTCCTATACACCCATGATTTGCCCGACCCGGACCTGTTGATCCGCACCAGTGGGGAAGCGCGCATCAGCAATTTTCTATTGTGGCAGCTGGCCTATACCGAACTCTACTTCACGCCCACGCTCTGGCCCGACTTCAGACGGCGTGAATTGCTGCTGGCCTTGCTCGAATTTCAGCGCCGGGAGCGCCGTTTCGGCCGCGTCTTCAACAGCCTCACATCCTAA